TTTTTTTCCACACACAAACAAACTCCTTTGCCACAACAATGGCTTCAATCACTCTTGAGGAGCTTCACACCTACCATGCCATCGATCGAGAGATATTTTCTCGATTGGTAATAACTTTGATGCGAGACCCAGCTGAATCCCTACTGGTCATGGCAACATGGCTTTGGCTGGAAGAGAAGGGTTACCCCAACATGGTAGTGAAAATGGTAGACCTATCAGATGCTTTGGTGAGTGCACTAGCTGATGAAGCTGTTTTATGCCTGAAATGTTTAGAATCCAACACCTTTCCTGTGTTGCTTAATGGCGGTATCCCTCTTACTGCTAGAATTATGGAAAAAAACATTTCTTTAGAAATGTTTCACCATAACAAATTCTCTGCAATAAGTGGGATAAAGAATTTTCTCACCACTGTTTGTGCTCGTATTTTTACAGATATCTTGCAGCGTGTTTTAGCAACAACATCAATCCTTAACCAACCTCTTATCATTCCTGGTTTTCCTCACCCATTATTTGGAGGTGTTAGTATAGTGCCAAGGTCTATGGATTTTGATTTTCCTACAGGAGGGCTGTGGGGTTGGGATCCTAACAACAATGTTTCTGAGGATGATAGGACAATGTTCCTTACTTTCTCGAGGGGTTTTCCTGTGACCAAAGATGAAGTTACACAGCTTTTTACAAGGTTGCATGGTGATTGTGTTGTTAGCGTTCAAATGCAAGAAAATGTCCCTTCCAATGAGCAGCCGTTGTTTGCAAGAATGATCTTGGATTCCATCACAGCTGTTGATAGAATCCTCAACGGTAGACGCATAGCCAAGTTTCGGATCAATGGTAAGCACATTTGGGCTCGCAAGTATGAGCGTAGAGATTAATTAGATCACATAAAATTTAAGACCCTAATTGATCTAGAATTTCATTTTACTTATTTTTGTATATTTCGGTTTGTACCCTTTGAtatattttctaataataaaattgcTTTCTTTCTACTGTAATGGTTGATTAtatttttgtatatatatatatatatatatatatatatatatatatatatatatatatatatatatcttcgtATTCTTTTCACTTACTCAAGATCTCACAATTTTAAGAGACGACTCTAATACGAATTTAGTTCAGGATAAATACAAAATAGCCTAAATACATAATTTTTATCCTCTTCTAACAATTGTCATGTTTTCTTGTGGTGATATTTGTATATTTATCTTTATTGCATACTTTGGTGTGTATTGTattcaatcaaaattaatttttcccCCAATTAAACATATCTTTGTGTGGTTATAATTAAGGATCTAGTCTTATAAATTTTATGCTGTACAATGTTATTcaatatttgtagtattattattatctatttATCCCATTATAATTTGTATAATTTGACGGCAAAATTATAAAGTACTAATTAAAATGTGCCACATTACCACTTTGACTGGAAATCTTTAACAGTAAGAGTAATAGTAAAAGGACAATCATAATGTAGGGGGTTAAATAGAGGTGGAGTTTGACACTTACCCAAACTAGTTTGATCCTGatttaaactatatatatataggcaTAGGCACAAGTATAACAAGCCCTGTTACAGCTAAGAGTCTCAACGGCACAGACATTTATTGACCTTAAAATGGGAAGAGATATGAAGGTTCAAATTGATTATAATGCCGGGGTCAATGGAGCTCCAAGTATCTGTGGCATATTGAGGAAACCAACTAATGAGTTTTCTCAACCATTCTATTGGTATGTCCGCTAATGTTCTAAACTCCATTTATGTGGGCTTCACAGCCTCTTCAGGGCCTTACCCTGATAGCCATCGGGTCCTGAGATGGACTTTCCAGTCAACACCTCTGCTAGAGATCAAGAATGCGTCGGGAAAAATGATAAACCAAAAACCATGTCCATGTGAAAGAGAGCACCAAAAATACATTTCAACTCCAGGGTTGATGCCATGAGGGAAAGCATCTTGTTCTCCGCGTCATTAAGCCCAGAAATGTAATGTTAGATTCTGATTACAATTCCCATTTAGGTGATTTTGGCCTTGCAAGATTGCTGCACAACGATTCCTCAGTCACAACAATGCTTGTTGGCACTCCAGGCAACTTGGCCCCAGAAGTAGGCTAGCTACCCCTTAATCTGAGGTCTATAGCTTTCGTATGGTGTTGAAGTTGTTTCACGGAGGACGTCCAAGGGTATGCTGGAAGAAAATAGTTTACTAGAGTACTATGCGTGGAGCTTACATGAAAAGAATGCATTGCTTGAAGGAGCTGACAAAACGCTAGGCAATTATGATGAGCAACAAGTAAAGAAAGCACTGATTGCATTCAGATAATCAGATTTTATTGCTCAATGGCTAGGCTAAAAAACAATTGCGTTTGCCGGGAGTCGAACCCGGGTCTATTGCTTGGAAGGCAATTATCCTAACCGTTGGACTACAAACGCTTGTTGAAATAGAGAATCACAACggttgaaataataataaaatctcaTTTCGCTCCTAAAAACCTGAAGCTGTTTTTCTTCAGGAATCAAACCCAATTTTTCAGGAATTAAAAATTCTTTCTTGCGTCTGTTTTCTTCCGTCTCAACATCAACATCAATATCCAATCACCCACCAGGTAacacacctctctctctctctctctctaacgaAATTCTTGTTCTTTTATGCTTTGATTCTTGCATTCTGAGATTAGAAAGAGAATTTAATCCTAAGTTTTAGACTAGAAATTAGAGAACTTGATGTCAATCTAATGAAGCAACTTTGACTCGAGTGGGGATGTGTTCTCCAGCTGTTAAAACTAACAATCTTTTGGTGGTGTTGGGTTTTCCAGTTTGGTGTGTCTTTTCTTCTTTTGACCATAGTTTTCATGTCTCTCCAATGCCATGCAATGCGTCTGTAATCCAATCATGTCCTGATTCACTCTATTATATTCACAACCCCATTAGCAGCCTCCAAGAAACTGCTTCTTTATTCCATTTGAATGCTAATATAGTTAATAGGACTGTCGATGATTTCTTGATTATCATAAGTTGCACCTGTTCAGCTGCCCACGGTTACTTCACTTGGCTCATGGACTTCTTGGTCCAACCTGGCGATTCATGGGAGAGCATTTCCTTGAAATTTGGCTCCTGTGGTGGAACAGCCTGTAGGAGGGGGGTGCGTGAtgtgaaatatcatccattataattatataaaatatactaGGTAATGCCcagaaaagatggtggagtcacaatggtctcatttAACTACCacttccttagacagcatttcctggacatgcacttcataccgtcttcccataacactaccacgatactaaggatttatgccacgaaggcatagatagacaggagtcgccacccgggtaataaccaggacatattcagtgtttcttccaagggtcatggatggcaacttacttctTAAGTAGttttcacaaccgtcattaccatagcccaatgtctaggttcgggatagtgggtacgtaagggaaaggtgttaggcacccttcaCGCTTGGTCTAAtctcgttgattcgagtgccagtcctctagtaatgtttctagaaatcttatttattattcctttattaaactttatcctaaaaaatgcaattctaatcctacacacgcaagtaattcacagaGGGTTAtagtttacacacaattttcatacacaagtaatttctatctatagggttgctaattatttaaatgatatttaccagatgactaaaattaatttattattgagaatttaatttacaaacaaattcaatttcaaatagccctacgtttctatttaacctaattaattaattttcaccgagTTACCCTAagaataattgaactaagttaattatgtacatgtgtaatttattctaatatcacataaggcccaaacaatcaaaacttaataaagatttctatcatgcaaatttattttacaatcaccaagtgttaaattaaatttattttacatgccaatgttagtttaatttacaaacaagattaattttaatttacaaagtatttatttaaattaattacatgcaaaagtcagttaaattgaaaacaaagttaattttaatttatcaaataaaagttctattattactacaatttcatgccaatggttattcgaaaaatctagagctacttacctattggtaaatgcagttgccattagggcaagctacccttaaaaaaaggGTCTTATCTTCTAGTATggtaatgatatccctggcttactcccgtttagctccatacaagctccacgcaaatgctctctttggtacttaccttatggctacttaccaattttgtttgtaataaaaaataaagaaactaaagaaaataaaagaaataaagaaaatattaataacaatttacattggattctaactctagtctcttaaagggttaagatttctaattagttacaactacctaatggtctaagtcttctaacatgattcaaacacttcataacacttcttgaattaaaagaacacagaaaaatagatcaaatatcaattaaaacctaagaaaatacaagaatatgcataaatatacaatttctaaattctggcagattaatagtagcaagaaatctgattttttaaaaataattagacttgcctaaaaatcataaaaaaattacagaagacagcctacatatcatacaagatcataaaatttataaatcaaacaaaaccctagccgaatggtctacataaatcgtaacttttctaagtgacagaatcgtactacttttttgtaaaattcataactcattaatcacagtagatatgaatgcaaaaccaattggaaaatattcataagattctgaagttaattttagacagtagatttatacaaaaatattaaggaacaagggagatatgggctccacaagtcggatatcctgcaaatcagattttacaggaaccctaatttctaacagtcataacttacaaaatattaaagcttttttagtgattcttgagcctaaaattaatagaatttcgtgtagaatatgaatataatttttccaaattttttacagattcaaaaaataaagaaaaataataaaaatatgagagacagaaactaaacatatgcagagttgtgtatcccctcaaaataaacatgattacatgatctatatgaacatataaaataaattgaagacaaagagcatagaattaaaatattgtgtggcatagatcttgaaaagaaaacaataaaaactgacattccaaaaatcttgtatgaaaatcttctcgaagaaaagaaaaaaataaggaagaactcaaagagtcttgaatatctctaagtttcctatagctctgaattttctcttcctctttccttccctctccctcctttttttctttttttcctccttttttttattttttattagtggggtatttatagggttttgggagagaggtgtgatagggtttggagtattTGGGTgagacttagatatggatgaggtgtttcaaccaataggaagagaggggaaggggaaggcaccaatagaaagtgaggaagaggtgtggtagggtttgaagtcctagtgtgatgagattcagataacttaaataactggaatcgaggaatttgggtgagattgggatatgggtgaagtgttccaaccaatagaaagataggcatagagaaaaagatattttcttattttaatttttaaaaaataaattaaatatgtcttatttaaaattattaactaggctttcttagaccCATGGCgtccaattaaactcaattagttCCATCTAAGAACTATCcattttaaatttaaacaaaataaaattttacttaaattaaattaatttcccaaaaagcatatttttttttttcaagatcataccacggaattaataattcagttccataccttcaattatatcttacagtcatacaatttttcatcatcgggtttcccacggcctcaatgcacatgctcatcacaaaataagggtctacacagCCCTAAACTGCATTATATTCGTTGCAAATTATGACTTTAAATTGTTTTGTGGTTGTTTTGAAAATGCATATACGGGGCCAAAAGGGAGATACAATGTATAGGACTTGCTCTCAGTTTGAAGCTGATCCAACAATTGGAAATTATTTGAGTGACATTGATCCAGTATTGGAAGTTATTCAAGGTGATGCTAGTTTTAGATGTAATTAATTGGTACACAGTTCATTTTGGTTTACAAATCCCATATGATCCAGATGCTGCCAGCATATAATGATACGAAGGATCCTTTTTCACCCAGCTGGAGAAATGCATTCATCCAAACCTGATTGCTACCACAAAGATTCACTCTTCCAGGTATTTTTCCACTTATATTTTTTCTTTCATCCCATATCTTATGAATGATGGTACTTATCTGGCTTTAAAGTGAACATTAAATGTCTATATTACTTTTGAAGATGCAGCtgacttgtgaattgtgattttgcGGTTATAAGGTCAGTAATGTCTGCAGCACATTCAGTTTCCATTCTTCTATGAGAGGCCAAAGGAAAGATTCTCAAAGTTTAATAAGAACAGCAGTTCCTGGAACCAATCTATAAATATTTACTTGTTTTTTTATCAAGTTCTAAAGGAATATCAGTTCCACTAGGAATATTGGTAGCATTTAAAGAGAGTTTTCTCTGTATTTTCTTGAAAAGTTATTACAGTAAACATAGTTCCAGTATTCCACTATTTTGAACTAGCCTCCAAATTTCAGTTTGATTCTGCAAATTTCATCAACCTGATTGAGACATTTATactctttttattattttgagCATACACGGAACCCAAAGTGCATCATTCCTGCAAAACCAGAATGCTTGAAGCACATCATCATTGGAATAAGATTCCAAAGCTGCTTTTATGTTTTAAAGAACCTTAGATCATTCACATATATTGTTTGTTCTACTGTTATTCTTGTCATTTTCCCTTGTAAAGCATCACTGAGCTACCAAAATGTTTGATGGAGATTGGTATAGTTGATCACGAATTCCATTGGGTTATCAAGTTTAAGCTGAACTTTTGATATCCTTGATGGGTCTTAAACATGTTTCCAAATTGGTGGCTGGGCTAATCACTTCACCCAGGGAGCAAAAGTCAAGGCCCAAGACCATCTTCATttgtgactttttttttttttcctttgcctttgaaactaaatttaaaatctcacaatcaaGCGGGTTCCTCTCCAATAATCAAGTTGGTGAggcaaatttatttaaaaaaataatgaaataatgatgtAAATCCAAACTTAAGTCCACCACTTTTGTTTAATGtattatttaattagaaaaaaattGTATTTTAGATTAAGTAAAAGATAAACTGATTGTTTTATGGCAGCACATGCAATCTTATTATAGTAAAATGGGATCAAGGCACGAATATGCTTCAAAGAAATGGGCAAAATATGACAAGGTGGAGGAGAGCGATTGCAGAGAGAAAAAGACAAAATGGAAGACTTATGAGCCAAAGCCACACTTTTCCAGATAAGGTAATTAATGGTGGCCATTGGTTTAGTTTGGACTGATTTTTATTCagaatttgataatttttatttaaaattataaattttaatttaattttcatttatgagcatttttagaGAGAGACTTCACTTTCTctctagaaatttatttttctttaattagatttattttttGAATAGCTATTGGTGAGTTTTTTTACCTGTGGttattctcaaattattttttttttaataattatcattTTTGTATCCATTAAGAACCAATCTAagtttttcttcttaatattgggTCTTATTCCTTATTATTGGGTCTTGTCtccaggttttttttttttttaatatttttatatgctTTTTAGCCATTCAAAACACAATTTggattatttatttctttttattgaaaattttcgaTCTTTAAATACGAGCAATGATATTCTATCAATATTGTCTGTTCGTACAACTTATTCTTTCATGAGGTTCACTGGTTTAAAACTCTTATACGAGCCACAAAAATAAtaagtttttgaaaaatagtgttgTAGATTTTATCATCCAATATGAGAAAAAAATCAGTTATTATGTGAAAGATTATTATTTTTCTTACTCAGATTATctctgaataatttttttttataagaagaTTATGGTATACttgattataatatttattaattaattatcaaatttaaaaaaaaattgaaaatgttTGAAtgcatttattaataattaagaaATGTATGCAATTTGAAAAGGTTTAGTATTTTCTTTTTCAGTGGGTAAGGTTTAGAGATGCTTTAAATTTCTCATGTTCTATTGCATTTGTTTGGTTATTTAACTATGCAGTGAGAATGAAAAcagattaaattaatatatatatatatatatatatatatatatatatatatatatatatatatatattgtttgattACTTTTTgaacaaaaaataaaaagaaaaaattataaaatctatttttattattataatcttATTAtatcatttttgttatttatataGTATCAAaaatatattcataatttcagtttctataatttttttttactctcATTTTTTTTGTTTTCACTTTTAAATTtctgaattattttaaaaaaaattagagagagCTCAAtaaatgtaatttttattttttttaatttctctttaaataaaaataaataaaccaatgaacattaatttagtggtactgaaattatttttaaaattataaaatttcgaaTTCAAATATCAAGTAaaattaattatagtaaaaaaataaaagtaaataagaaaataatatttttttattctctAATAATTATCAAAACTGAAAACTCTTAATTCATATAAATACTCATAttgaaatttcatattttcattaTGGAATTCAAGTTTACccgatatattttatattaatattaattgagAATGACTTAGAATTTAATTCAGCCATCGATGGTGATAGAAGTCTAGCTCTAGTCGACCACCCAATGAAAAGCCAACGCCATTCTTTCACGTTTGACACtccaaagaaaagaaaacaaaaaaaaaaagacttagaaaatatttttatgaaaaatattaaaaaatatttttcatgaaaaaacatttttatatataatttattttttacgaAATAAATGgagttttaaatttataatatatttaaatatatttttattaattaaaaattaaaagtatatttattaataaaaatttaaatagtagtattaaataaacattaaatggagaaattttacaTTGACTAATTGAACAACAAGTTGttttaaatgtcaaattttcatacCAAAAAAAtaaggcatgaagttagggtttggcaAATGGATAAAGAAATGGTCCAAATATTGTTGTGTGCATCCATGAAGTGTCCATCTCTTAACAATTACATCCATTGACTAATTCCATAAATTAGTGGAAgttcttacatttatttgattagGTATTTTTGGtggatttaatatttaatttgctCACTAAACCCTTTTGTCCATCCATTGATGTAACTTCCACTCTATAATTAATGCTTACTAATTATATTATGCACTACTTATCCaaacaaatttattttatattttatgtatcaTATCACAACTCACAATCATACATTGCAATTAATCCAATGAAACTCCACTTATTTTTTCTATGATATGATATtcttttaaatcaaaattattagggtgtaatttatataaaaataccctaataatttttatataaaatttatatataaataattaaaatttgtatataattaaaatattaaatttaatgatcaagaataaataaaattattaaaaaataaatttataataattgcaTATaagttattataaatatttaagttTGTTGGAATAAATCAGttgaagaaaaaaatttaattaaatttttatataattttttttatttttttaaatatatttttttaaattaaaaacagttgaattttttaattctaaaacattaaaattaaaaaaaattaattaaattaaatttttataaaattaaagattatattaaaattaaaaaaatttctttgcaacaactaaagaaaaataaaggaataaTTGAAACACATCATCTTACTTAGACCTCTCCAAACATAAGAATTTTAATAgtattaaaattgttattaaaatcATGAAGTTtggagtttaaattttaattaaattcaaataaattaaaaaataaaacataaaatttaattcaatttaatttaattaattatcataagttaaaaaaaaagtgTGTTTTCAGAGAATTAAGAAGCACGGCAGTTGCTTCTTTTTAGAATGGAGAGaaacaattttaattttgaaactaaCAAGAATGTTTATGTATTATTTAGTTTTCTGAAGAAGGAAGCAAAGGGAGGAGTAgtgaaataattaataagatttttttatttaaattcgatctattataaatttaaaatagaagatgtatgatttaattaatttattaaatacatgTCTCATATATTTAAGTCTTGGATTAATGATAGACCCGAAATAAGCAAAAATTTTTCCTGATCAAATAACGCTCAAAATTCTTTCCCTTTTCTCCAAAGAAAGAATAATTGCAAGTGTGATTAAGTGATTGTAGTTATGGATCTTTGATTTTGCGGTAtaattgtatttttgaatatgtgATTAATTACATGTATGATTTTcttgaaattgtttgagattacaataattaaaattttcattaaaatttgaaaattatttctctacaaatttggaaattttatgaactaagttaaataaaagaattttcaattaaatttcttttaatttctgatatagttcaatttaatttattttttataattttaaaatataatgtttAATTGAAttcgataaaaaaaaaattctgtgcATTACTTAAgatttttctttcctcttttcCATTTTGGTCATCTTTAGTTTTAGAGACTATTTAATTTAGCCATTAAAAATAActgataattaataattaataattaataactaaTAATTCATCATAGCTTATTTACGTTGTGCTTTTGGTAAAATATGTATAGTTGTTATTATTAATATGTAAAATATTGATAatgatatattttataatttattttattattaaaataaatatataattattaatttattatattatattatttttttattattaaaatatataaataaaaataatttaaaaacacataatttaataacttaaaagtaaataaaaaaataaatgttaaaaaaaagtgaaattaaagtgataaattaaaaatagaaaaaatgaattttaataatattaaataaataatttcatcttttgttgttataaaaaatttgtaaaaattatcaatatatatatatatatatatacattactTAAAAGTTATTAAAAAATGTGATTTTCAatattcttataatcttattgttttgaagggaaaaaaaaaatttatgagtatttttattgaaaaaaaatattataattcataaataactCATAGTAGAgctgataaaaaaatatttattagctATCAACCGTCTTTTAATAAGAATtgtcaaataatttttttaaattatttaaatatatattaattaccgGTTACATTCAATAACTGAATCAAATATTTGTCTATTTGATACTATtattcattagaaatattaaaaaaatttaaaattaaatataataaattttaattataaaatattaagataataaaatattttaaactattttttaataatttttttattaaaattttgagacaccACACAAACACTCGTATTACCACTGGGACAAAGCCAACCAAACCAAGTACTACATAACTAAAG
The sequence above is a segment of the Hevea brasiliensis isolate MT/VB/25A 57/8 chromosome 11, ASM3005281v1, whole genome shotgun sequence genome. Coding sequences within it:
- the LOC110657815 gene encoding uncharacterized protein LOC110657815 — encoded protein: MQQLYVNFFFTFHSLFFHTQTNSFATTMASITLEELHTYHAIDREIFSRLVITLMRDPAESLLVMATWLWLEEKGYPNMVVKMVDLSDALVSALADEAVLCLKCLESNTFPVLLNGGIPLTARIMEKNISLEMFHHNKFSAISGIKNFLTTVCARIFTDILQRVLATTSILNQPLIIPGFPHPLFGGVSIVPRSMDFDFPTGGLWGWDPNNNVSEDDRTMFLTFSRGFPVTKDEVTQLFTRLHGDCVVSVQMQENVPSNEQPLFARMILDSITAVDRILNGRRIAKFRINGKHIWARKYERRD